One Arthrobacter sp. B3I4 genomic window, GCTCGCCGCCCTCGGTGGTCTGGGCGGGGGCGTCACCGGGGAGATCGTGGAGGGCCGGGCCGTGGACGGGCTGGTCGCCAAGGTCAGGGAACTCAACGCCGGCCAGGCCGTGGTCATCACCCGCCCGCACGCCGTCGCCGACACCTTTCACACCGACTGGGCCAATGAGGCGCAGGACAAGCTGGGCTTGCCGGTGCTGCATTTGTACGCCGGATCGGGATTTATCGGCGACTCCTGAGCGTTGTTGAGGTCATGAGCATCTTTAGTAACAAGCCCAAAGTTTCCCCCGTACCCGCCCCCGCCCCCGCCTCCGACGCCGTCGCCGGGGCAGCGCCTGCCGGTCCGGCGCCGGTCGAAAAGACCGACGCGCAATGGCGTCAGGAGCTGAGCCCGGAGGAATACCAGGTGCTGCGCCAGGCCGGGACCGAGCGGCCCTACACCGGCGAGTACTGGGACACCCACACCGAGGGCACCTACCAGTGCCGGGCCTGCGGGACCGAACTGTTCACGAGCCGGGAAAAATTCGATTCGCATTGCGGGTGGCCCTCGTTCTGGGCCCCGCTGGCAGAAGGTACGGTGCGCTACATCCACGACCGGACCCTGGGGATGGAACGCATCGAGGTGCGCTGCGCTGCCTGTGATTCGCATCTGGGCCACGTGTTCGAGGGCGAGGGGTACGGCACACCCACCGACCAGCGCTACTGCATCAATTCCGTCTCGCTCAAGCTGGTTCCGGCGGACGGAGCGACGGCGGGAGCGGACGACTAACGCACCCCCGGGCCCGCTGGAGCTGAAAAGCCTGGACCAGCACTCGTGCCCCAGAGTCTCTTATGCTTGGCCCGTTTTTGAGTTAGGGCTCCTATTTGCTTGCTACGCTCGCCGTAGATCCTCTCAGCAAACAGAAAGGCCCCCGACGATGACCGTAACTGCACTCACTGCCCCGGCCCGTACCACAGCCGACTCCCCCGAGTGGCAGCGGCTCAAGGCCGCCGCCACCGCAATGCAGTCCCTGCAGATCCAGGACGGTTCGGTACCGGACGCGGCCGACCACCAGGCCGCCGCGGAACACGTGAATACCATTGCGGCAGCAGTTTCGGCGTTGGCGCCCGCCTTCCCGCACGATGAACGCTACCTGGACCTCCTGGTGGCGGACTTCCAGCGCTGGGCCGAGGGCGGCTTTGGCGTTCCCGATTTCCTCGACTCGCTGCAGGCGTTCCAGCCTCAGCAGCAGCGCGTCAACGGCCTGCAGCACCTCGTGGTGTTCCCGATGTACACCCAGAACGGCAGCCGCAGCCGCCTGGTGGAAGCCGTCCTGATCGAGGTGCTCTGGCCGGAGTTCATCGACGGCCTGGAGGCGGGCGAATACTCCAACAAGCTCTTCGTTCCGATCCGCTTCCTCGATTTCACTCCCGGCTACGACACGAACTCCGCAGTGCTCTTCCCGGAAACCGTGGCCGTCCGGGAGACGCCGACCTTCACCTGGGGGGCGATTTTCGCCGACCGTGAGGCGGCCCGCTTCCGCCGTGTGGTGCATGCCGCCGCGGACATCACCTCGCTGCAGCTGCCCGACGACGCCGCGGCCCTGCTCGAGGACCAGGAACTGACCGAGGAAACCTTCGTCATGTGGGACCTCATCCACGACCGCACCCACATGCGCGGGGATCTGCCCTTTGACCCGTTCATGATCAAACAGCGCATGCCGTTCTTCCTCTATTCGCTCGAGGAACTCCGCTGCGACCTGACCGCCTTCCGCGAATCCGTGAAGATTGAAAAGGACGAGGACGCGGATCCCGACGCCCGGCGGCACGCCAAGCTGGTCCAGTACGCGGTCATCTTCGACCGCATCTTCCGCTTCGCGATCACCGGCAGCCGCGTCCGTAACTATGACGGCCTCGGCGGCCAGCTGCTCTTCGCCTGGATGCACCAGCACCATGTGCTGCACTGGACCGACAGCAAGCTCAGCATCGACTGGGACGAGGCAGCCGACGTCGTTGTTGAACTCGGCGCGAAGATCGAAGAGCTCTACTGGCGCTCGATCGACCGCCCCAAGATGGCTCACTGGCTGGCCGCGTACGAGCTGATCTCCGGCACCGTCACGCCCAACCCGGCGTCCGTCTGGGCCAAGGGTCCGGGCGCGTTGCCGCTGGACGGGCCGCCGCGCGGCCTGACCGACCAGGTGCTCGACGACGAATTCCCGCTCTCCATGTTTTACGAGGCGCTGGAGAAGAAGATGCGCACCGTCATCGAATCGACTACCGGCATCACGGGGACGACAGATGCCGCTGCAGCCCCGGCCACCGAGCCCGCCGGCCGGGCCATGAACGCCGGATGAGTGACGGAGTGAACGTCCTCGTCGCCGGCGGCAGCAGCCCGTCCGGGATTGCCGTGGCCCGCGCCCTCCGGGGCGCCGGGCACACGGTCTTCACTGTCGGTTCGGACGCAGCCCGCATCCGCGCCGCCGCCGCTGCGGCCGGCGACGGCGTGGTGCCACTAGCCTGTGACCTGTCCGACCCGGCGGCGGTCCGGGAGCTGCAGAGGGACCTCAGCGAGCGGGCCGGGCGGATCGACGGCGTCATCCATCTGGTCGGCGGCTGGCGCGGGGCCAAGGGCATTCCGGACCAAAGCGACGCAGACTGGGAATTCCTGGAACGCAACGCCGTCTCGACGCTGCGCAACGTCAGCCGGGCCTTTTATGACGATCTGGCCGGCTCGGACAACGGCCGCCTGGCCATCGTCTCCTCCACGGCGGTAGCGAACCCGACGGCGGGCGGCGCCAGCTACGCGGCGGCCAAGGCCGCGGCGGAGGCCTGGACGCTCGCTGTAGCCGACGGATTCCGGCGCGCCCAGTCCGGCACCCCTGACCCGGGAG contains:
- a CDS encoding SDR family oxidoreductase — protein: MSDGVNVLVAGGSSPSGIAVARALRGAGHTVFTVGSDAARIRAAAAAAGDGVVPLACDLSDPAAVRELQRDLSERAGRIDGVIHLVGGWRGAKGIPDQSDADWEFLERNAVSTLRNVSRAFYDDLAGSDNGRLAIVSSTAVANPTAGGASYAAAKAAAEAWTLAVADGFRRAQSGTPDPGVTAEPVQQRSAAVIFVVKALVDDAMRAAAPERKFPGFTDVEDLAAAVADLFQAPAAEVNGRRLPLSR
- a CDS encoding DUF6421 family protein, producing the protein MTVTALTAPARTTADSPEWQRLKAAATAMQSLQIQDGSVPDAADHQAAAEHVNTIAAAVSALAPAFPHDERYLDLLVADFQRWAEGGFGVPDFLDSLQAFQPQQQRVNGLQHLVVFPMYTQNGSRSRLVEAVLIEVLWPEFIDGLEAGEYSNKLFVPIRFLDFTPGYDTNSAVLFPETVAVRETPTFTWGAIFADREAARFRRVVHAAADITSLQLPDDAAALLEDQELTEETFVMWDLIHDRTHMRGDLPFDPFMIKQRMPFFLYSLEELRCDLTAFRESVKIEKDEDADPDARRHAKLVQYAVIFDRIFRFAITGSRVRNYDGLGGQLLFAWMHQHHVLHWTDSKLSIDWDEAADVVVELGAKIEELYWRSIDRPKMAHWLAAYELISGTVTPNPASVWAKGPGALPLDGPPRGLTDQVLDDEFPLSMFYEALEKKMRTVIESTTGITGTTDAAAAPATEPAGRAMNAG
- the msrB gene encoding peptide-methionine (R)-S-oxide reductase MsrB, producing MSIFSNKPKVSPVPAPAPASDAVAGAAPAGPAPVEKTDAQWRQELSPEEYQVLRQAGTERPYTGEYWDTHTEGTYQCRACGTELFTSREKFDSHCGWPSFWAPLAEGTVRYIHDRTLGMERIEVRCAACDSHLGHVFEGEGYGTPTDQRYCINSVSLKLVPADGATAGADD